The Neodiprion fabricii isolate iyNeoFabr1 chromosome 4, iyNeoFabr1.1, whole genome shotgun sequence genome window below encodes:
- the LOC124179918 gene encoding zinc finger protein Noc, whose protein sequence is MVVLEESGMLTSGHNQYLQPDYLSPLPTTLDAKKSPLALLAQTCSQIGADSPTKPMISPLDKPSKGISASSTRSPPAVKLERTRCSPQESKPLGFKPYETNVVTKKSSSSSSSSEDGRPGSKASVHSASGQDNSAIVCESTTPSSGDKKSSSSGSGTPLSRKSASPPTGGGRKTPGDARDKTNSSPHGQAASGASPIIRSGMEILSGHQKDSAAALSAYKHSGFGGSALCCPPGLAENPAFRPPFAGASPFSHHHAAAAALLGYPGPTPGSGAGSPYLSYARVKTPAGGEALVPVCKDPYCTGCQYSMHNAQMMMGAGSCPSGCTQCDHQKYGLAMALSSLGPMPPPSLSYQSSMGGGRPYVCNWVAGESYCGKRFSASDELLQHLRSHTNLGGGDPATSSASLMTAPPHAHPLLSPSAALHRAAAAAAAAYPAPSLSPLSARYHPYGKPPTGPLPASLAASPYSAFNALGPYYSPYAIYGQRIGAAVHQ, encoded by the exons ATGGTTGTGCTTGAAGAAAGCGGCATGTTGACCTCCGGACATAATCAGTATCTTCAACCGGATTACCTTTCCCCCCTACCTACAACG CTGGACGCCAAGAAGAGCCCCCTGGCTCTGCTGGCGCAGACGTGCAGTCAGATCGGTGCGGACTCACCGACGAAACCGATGATCTCTCCACTGGACAAGCCGTCGAAGGGAATCTCAGCGTCGAGCACGCGTTCTCCACCGGCGGTAAAACTCGAAAGAACGCGATGCAGCCCGCAGGAATCCAAGCCACTTGGCTTCAAGCCTTACGAGACTAACGTCGTGACAAAGAagtcgtcctcgtcctcctcgtcatCCGAGGACGGTCGGCCGGGTTCGAAGGCGAGTGTGCACAGTGCGAGTGGGCAGGATAACAGTGCGATAGTGTGTGAAAGTACGACGCCAAGCAGCGGGGACAAGAAGTCATCGTCCTCCGGAAGCGGGACGCCGTTGAGCAGAAAATCAGCATCACCGCCGACGGGCGGCGGGCGAAAGACGCCCGGCGATGCCCGCGACAAGACGAACTCTTCGCCGCACGGCCAAGCCGCCTCCGGAGCCAGCCCCATAATCCGATCCGGCATGGAGATCCTCTCCGGCCATCAGAAGGACTCGGCCGCCGCGCTGAGCGCCTACAAGCACTCCGGCTTCGGGGGCAGCGCGCTGTGCTGCCCCCCGGGCCTCGCTGAGAATCCCGCCTTCCGTCCGCCCTTCGCCGGCGCCTCGCCCTTCTCCCATCACCACGCCGCAGCCGCCGCGCTGCTCGGCTATCCGGGCCCGACGCCAGGCTCGGGGGCCGGAAGCCCTTACCTGAGCTACGCACGGGTAAAAACACCGGCCGGTGGCGAGGCGCTGGTCCCCGTTTGCAAGGACCCATACTGCACCGGGTGTCAGTACAGCATGCACAACGCGCAGATGATGATGGGCGCCGGCTCGTGTCCCAGCGGCTGCACCCAGTGCGACCACCAGAAATACGGCCTGGCGATGGCGCTCTCGAGTCTGGGCCCTATGCCGCCGCCGTCGTTGTCGTACCAGTCGTCGATGGGGGGCGGAAGACCCTACGTCTGCAACTGGGTGGCCGGCGAGTCCTACTGCGGCAAGCGGTTCTCCGCCTCTGACGAGCTCCTCCAGCATTTAAGGAGCCACACCAACCTCGGCGGCGGTGACCCCGCGACCTCCTCGGCCAGCCTCATGACCGCACCGCCTCACGCTCACCCGCTCCTCTCGCCCTCCGCGGCCCTTCACcgcgccgccgccgccgccgccgccgcctaCCCAGCGCCGTCCCTCAGCCCCCTCAGCGCCAGGTATCACCCCTACGGCAAGCCGCCGACGGGACCGCTGCCGGCTTCTCTCGCCGCATCTCCGTACAGCGCTTTCAACGCTCTGGGACCCTACTATTCGCCCTACGCGATATACGGACAGAGGATTGGTGCCGCGGTTCATCAGTGA